A genomic segment from Bacillus cereus G9842 encodes:
- a CDS encoding fatty acid desaturase, with protein MTLENTKNLKKQVAPFEKSTIKKSVWQLINTIVPFIILWYLAYKSLSVSYWLTLVPALLAAGFMTRIFIIFHDCTHYSFFKSRRANRIVGTCMGVLTLFPFDQWGHEHSIHHATSGNLDKRGTGDIWTLTVDEYVAAPFRLRLAYRLYRNPFVMFGLGPIYVFLLKNRFNRKGARKKERMNTYLTNVLIVAVVAILCWAIGWQSFLLVHGTIFLIAGSVGIWLFYVQHTFEDSYFEEDKDWEYVKAAVEGSSFYKLPKILQFLTGNIGFHHVHHLSPRVPNYKLEEAHNNTLPLKNVPTITLATSLQSLRFRLWDEKSNNFVSFKDVKNIIKNNVSVRVKSEL; from the coding sequence ATGACCTTAGAAAATACTAAAAATTTAAAAAAACAAGTTGCTCCTTTTGAAAAATCAACGATTAAAAAAAGTGTTTGGCAACTGATCAACACAATCGTGCCATTTATTATTTTATGGTACCTTGCTTATAAAAGTTTGTCAGTTTCTTATTGGTTAACATTAGTTCCAGCACTGTTAGCCGCTGGATTTATGACAAGGATTTTCATTATTTTTCATGATTGTACCCATTATTCATTCTTTAAAAGTCGACGTGCAAATAGAATAGTTGGAACGTGTATGGGTGTTTTAACATTATTCCCATTTGATCAGTGGGGGCATGAGCATTCTATTCACCACGCTACGAGTGGTAATTTGGATAAGAGGGGTACAGGGGATATTTGGACGCTTACAGTAGATGAATATGTAGCAGCACCATTTAGACTCCGTTTAGCATATCGTTTATATCGCAATCCATTCGTTATGTTTGGGTTAGGCCCAATTTATGTTTTCCTGCTTAAAAATAGATTTAACCGAAAAGGTGCTAGAAAAAAAGAACGTATGAACACTTATTTAACAAATGTTTTAATCGTTGCTGTAGTAGCTATACTTTGCTGGGCGATTGGGTGGCAATCGTTTCTGTTAGTACATGGTACTATATTCTTAATAGCAGGTTCAGTAGGGATTTGGCTGTTTTACGTACAGCACACATTTGAGGATTCTTATTTTGAAGAGGATAAAGATTGGGAATATGTGAAAGCGGCAGTGGAAGGAAGTTCTTTTTATAAGCTTCCCAAAATTTTGCAATTTCTAACGGGTAATATTGGATTCCATCATGTTCACCATTTAAGCCCAAGAGTACCTAACTATAAACTAGAAGAGGCACACAATAATACGCTTCCTTTAAAAAATGTACCAACGATTACGCTTGCTACAAGCTTACAATCACTACGTTTCCGTCTTTGGGATGAGAAAAGTAACAATTTTGTTAGCTTTAAAGATGTCAAAAATATAATTAAAAATAATGTTTCTGTTCGGGTGAAATCTGAACTATAA
- a CDS encoding kinase — MSTNELIKIMKKHRENRFILGIDGLSRSGKTTFVANLKENMKQEGIPFHIFHIDDHIVERNKRYHTGYEEWYEYYCLQWDIPYLRQKFFQKLQHETKLTLPFYQEETDSCEMKKVQIPIVGVIVIEGVFLQRKEWRDFFHYMVYLDCPRETRFLRESEKTQKNLSKFENRYWKAEDYYLEMELPKDRADLVIE, encoded by the coding sequence ATGAGCACAAACGAACTTATAAAGATTATGAAGAAGCATAGGGAAAATAGATTCATTTTAGGTATAGATGGTTTAAGTCGATCTGGAAAAACAACATTCGTAGCAAATTTAAAAGAAAATATGAAACAAGAAGGCATTCCGTTTCATATTTTTCATATTGATGATCACATAGTGGAGCGTAATAAACGCTATCATACAGGATATGAAGAATGGTATGAGTATTATTGTTTACAGTGGGATATTCCATACTTGAGGCAGAAGTTTTTTCAGAAGTTACAACATGAGACAAAACTGACTTTGCCTTTTTATCAAGAGGAAACAGACTCATGTGAAATGAAAAAAGTACAGATTCCTATTGTAGGCGTAATTGTTATTGAAGGAGTCTTTCTACAGCGAAAAGAATGGAGAGATTTCTTTCATTATATGGTCTATTTGGACTGTCCAAGAGAGACAAGGTTTCTACGTGAGAGTGAAAAAACGCAGAAAAACCTTTCAAAGTTTGAAAATAGGTATTGGAAAGCAGAGGATTATTACTTAGAAATGGAATTGCCGAAGGATAGGGCGGATTTAGTCATTGAATGA
- a CDS encoding alkaline phosphatase: protein MLNYGVKIKKLLLVAAIIVSVLSTESMMNYHAAKAKVKKVEHQPKNIIMMVMDGTSSTATTLARWYKGAPLTLDQIVTGGVRTFSAESAITDSAPAATALATGNKSNSGYVGVLPSIVNSPSLKPIKEEDKLRPVANVLEGAKRTGRATGIVATSEIQHATPAGFSAHHVNRKQFNVIAKQQVYQNIDVVLGGGKAALLPIKSNGIRKDGENLVKVIQDKGYDFVETKDALLNSKSNKIWGSFSHHALAFDMDRIATNPEQPTLSQMTEKAIQTLSKDKDGFFLFVEGSKPDWAAHANDPIGIISDVLAFDEAVAKALQFAKKDGDTMLIALTDHGNSGISIGNRNTTKGYNTTPVSAYIDPLKKAKMTLEGTINKLKSDLSNVEDVAKLYGLDNLTHDEKEKLKAEKKKMDVGRILTTLLANRANIGFTTGGHTGEDVFLYSYGPQKPEGLIQNTDIAKTMAKAMGFNLEEVTNKIFLESEQAFKKIGATVTADKTEGVNPLLVVKHNKVEAQLFGNKNIIRINGKGYELGSIIVESNGKCYVPQEAIQLFVKHSR from the coding sequence ATGTTGAATTATGGTGTGAAGATAAAAAAGTTGCTATTAGTGGCAGCTATAATAGTAAGCGTATTAAGTACGGAAAGTATGATGAATTATCATGCGGCCAAAGCTAAGGTGAAAAAAGTAGAACATCAGCCTAAAAATATAATTATGATGGTTATGGACGGGACTAGTTCAACGGCGACAACATTGGCTCGCTGGTATAAAGGGGCACCGCTTACGTTAGATCAAATTGTAACAGGAGGTGTTCGTACGTTTTCGGCGGAATCAGCTATTACAGACTCAGCGCCAGCAGCAACAGCATTAGCAACTGGAAATAAATCGAATTCAGGATATGTAGGTGTACTACCTTCTATTGTAAATTCACCTAGCTTAAAGCCAATAAAAGAAGAGGACAAGTTACGGCCGGTCGCAAACGTATTAGAAGGTGCAAAACGTACTGGTCGTGCAACGGGAATTGTTGCTACATCTGAAATTCAGCATGCTACTCCGGCGGGATTCTCAGCTCACCATGTCAATCGCAAGCAATTTAACGTAATTGCGAAGCAGCAAGTATATCAAAATATAGATGTCGTATTAGGCGGGGGAAAAGCGGCGCTTCTACCTATAAAAAGTAATGGAATCCGAAAAGATGGTGAAAATTTAGTAAAGGTGATTCAAGACAAAGGATACGATTTTGTTGAAACGAAAGATGCGTTATTGAACTCCAAATCTAATAAAATTTGGGGCTCTTTCTCACATCATGCTCTTGCGTTTGATATGGATCGTATAGCAACAAATCCAGAACAACCGACACTTTCTCAAATGACAGAAAAAGCAATTCAAACATTATCAAAAGATAAAGATGGCTTTTTTTTATTCGTAGAAGGTAGTAAGCCAGATTGGGCAGCTCATGCTAATGATCCGATTGGGATTATTAGCGATGTATTGGCATTTGATGAAGCGGTAGCAAAGGCGTTACAATTTGCGAAGAAAGATGGGGATACGATGCTTATCGCTTTAACTGATCATGGTAACAGCGGCATCTCTATAGGGAATAGGAATACGACAAAAGGATACAATACTACACCGGTTTCTGCATACATTGATCCATTGAAAAAGGCGAAAATGACACTTGAAGGAACTATAAATAAACTGAAATCTGATTTATCAAATGTAGAAGATGTAGCTAAACTATACGGTTTGGATAATCTAACTCATGATGAAAAAGAAAAATTAAAAGCGGAAAAAAAGAAAATGGATGTAGGACGAATCCTTACTACATTATTGGCTAATCGTGCAAATATCGGCTTTACGACAGGAGGACATACAGGTGAGGATGTATTCTTATATTCTTATGGACCTCAAAAACCAGAAGGCTTAATCCAGAATACAGACATTGCGAAGACGATGGCCAAAGCGATGGGCTTTAACTTAGAAGAAGTAACGAATAAAATATTTTTAGAGAGTGAGCAAGCCTTTAAGAAAATCGGTGCAACTGTAACAGCCGACAAAACCGAAGGAGTAAACCCGTTACTTGTGGTAAAACATAATAAAGTAGAAGCACAACTATTTGGTAACAAAAATATAATTCGTATCAATGGTAAAGGGTATGAATTAGGAAGTATTATTGTAGAGAGTAATGGAAAGTGCTATGTACCACAAGAAGCAATTCAACTATTTGTAAAGCATTCTCGTTAA
- a CDS encoding VOC family protein: protein MIQNIYETHLHVKNLEKAINFYQNKIGLTLARKLSKRRVAFFWVGENKKQMLGLWEVNNIEDFEPRHFAFGVNLESLMTSKSWLEERGIEVIGSQGKGNQEPIVQRWMPAASVYFLDCDGNKLEFISMLHENPDELEYASYLSVWNAEHQEK, encoded by the coding sequence ATAATACAGAACATATACGAAACTCATTTACATGTAAAAAATTTAGAAAAAGCGATAAATTTCTATCAAAACAAGATAGGATTAACGTTAGCAAGAAAACTCTCCAAAAGAAGAGTGGCTTTCTTTTGGGTCGGAGAAAATAAAAAACAAATGCTTGGACTATGGGAAGTAAATAATATCGAAGACTTTGAGCCGAGACATTTTGCTTTTGGTGTAAATTTAGAATCTTTAATGACTTCTAAATCTTGGTTAGAGGAACGTGGAATAGAAGTGATAGGAAGTCAAGGAAAAGGAAATCAAGAGCCAATTGTCCAAAGGTGGATGCCCGCTGCAAGTGTATACTTTCTAGATTGTGATGGAAATAAATTAGAATTCATTTCTATGTTACATGAGAATCCAGATGAATTAGAATATGCATCTTATTTAAGTGTATGGAATGCGGAACACCAAGAAAAATGA
- a CDS encoding immune inhibitor A domain-containing protein: MKKKKKLKPLAVLTTAAVLSSTFAFGGHAAYAETPTSSLPIDEHLIPEERLAEALKQRGVIDQSASQAETSKAVEKYVEKKKGENPGKEILTGDSLTQEASDFMKKVKDTKMKENEQAQQPEVGPVAGQGAALNPGKLNGKVPTTSAKQEEYNGAVRKDKVLVLLVEFSDFKHNNIDQEPGYMYSKDFNREHYQKMLFGDEPFTLFDGSKINTFKQYYEEQSGGSYTVDGTVTEWLTVPGKASDYGADAGTGHDNKGPLGPKDFVKEALKAAVAKGINLADYDQFDQYDQDGDGNKNEPDGIIDHLMVVHAGVGQEAGGGKLKDDAIWSHRSKLGSKPYAIDGTKSSVSNWGGKMAAYDYTIEPEDGAVGVFAHEYGHDLGLPDEYDTKYSGQGEPVESWSIMSGGSWAGKIAGTEPTSFSPQNKEFFQKNMKGNWANILEVDYDKLSKGIGVATYVDQSTTKSKRPGIVRVNLPDKDIKNIESAFGKKFYYSTKGNDIHTTLETPVFDLTNAKDAKFDYKAFYELEAKYDFLDVYAIAEDGTKTRIDRMGEKDVKGGADTTDGKWVDKSYDLSQFKGKKVKLQFEYLTDIAVAYKGFALDNAALTVDGKVVFSDDAEGQPAMTLKGFTVSNGFEQKKHNYYVEWRNYAGSDTALQHARGPVFNTGMVVWYADQSFTDNWVGVHPGEGFLGVVDSHPEAIVGTLNGQPTVKSSTRYQIADAAFSFDQTPAWKVNSPTRGIFDYKGLPGVAKFDDSKQYINSVIPDAGRKLPKLGLKFEVVGQAEDKSAGAVWLHR, translated from the coding sequence TTGAAAAAGAAAAAGAAATTAAAACCATTAGCGGTATTAACAACAGCAGCAGTACTAAGTAGTACGTTTGCTTTTGGAGGTCACGCAGCTTATGCTGAGACACCAACATCATCTCTACCAATAGATGAGCACTTAATACCGGAGGAGCGTTTGGCAGAAGCGCTAAAACAACGGGGGGTAATTGATCAATCTGCATCACAAGCTGAGACGTCAAAGGCTGTCGAAAAATATGTTGAGAAAAAGAAAGGGGAAAACCCTGGGAAAGAAATCTTAACAGGAGATAGTCTTACACAAGAAGCTTCTGATTTTATGAAAAAAGTAAAAGATACAAAAATGAAGGAAAATGAACAGGCACAGCAGCCTGAAGTAGGCCCAGTAGCTGGACAAGGTGCAGCATTGAATCCAGGGAAATTAAATGGAAAAGTACCTACTACATCAGCGAAGCAAGAAGAATACAATGGAGCTGTTCGAAAAGATAAAGTACTTGTTTTACTTGTAGAATTTAGCGATTTTAAGCATAACAATATTGATCAAGAGCCAGGATACATGTATTCTAAGGACTTTAATCGTGAACATTATCAAAAAATGTTATTTGGTGATGAACCATTCACTTTATTTGATGGATCGAAGATTAACACATTTAAGCAATATTATGAAGAACAATCTGGTGGTAGCTATACAGTTGATGGGACTGTAACAGAGTGGCTTACTGTTCCAGGAAAAGCATCAGATTATGGTGCTGATGCGGGTACTGGGCATGATAACAAGGGGCCTTTAGGACCAAAAGATTTTGTGAAAGAAGCATTAAAAGCAGCGGTAGCAAAAGGAATCAATTTAGCAGACTATGACCAATTTGATCAATACGATCAAGATGGTGATGGAAATAAAAATGAGCCAGATGGCATTATTGATCATTTAATGGTTGTACATGCTGGCGTTGGTCAAGAAGCTGGCGGCGGTAAATTGAAAGATGATGCGATTTGGTCACATCGTTCAAAACTAGGTTCAAAACCATATGCAATTGATGGCACGAAATCTTCTGTTTCGAACTGGGGCGGAAAGATGGCTGCATATGATTATACAATCGAGCCTGAAGACGGAGCAGTTGGTGTGTTTGCACATGAGTATGGCCATGATTTAGGCTTACCAGATGAATATGATACAAAGTACTCAGGACAAGGTGAACCTGTTGAGTCATGGTCTATTATGAGTGGTGGTAGCTGGGCTGGAAAAATTGCAGGAACAGAGCCAACGAGTTTCTCGCCACAAAATAAAGAGTTTTTCCAAAAGAATATGAAGGGGAACTGGGCGAATATTCTTGAAGTAGATTATGACAAACTTAGCAAAGGAATCGGTGTTGCAACATATGTAGATCAAAGTACTACAAAATCTAAACGACCTGGAATTGTTCGTGTTAACTTGCCGGACAAAGATATAAAAAATATCGAATCGGCGTTTGGTAAGAAGTTCTATTACAGTACAAAAGGAAATGACATTCATACAACACTTGAGACACCAGTATTTGACTTAACAAATGCAAAGGATGCTAAGTTCGATTATAAGGCATTTTACGAACTTGAAGCGAAGTATGATTTCCTTGACGTATATGCGATTGCAGAAGATGGAACGAAGACACGCATTGATAGAATGGGCGAAAAAGATGTAAAAGGCGGCGCGGATACAACTGATGGTAAATGGGTTGATAAATCATACGATTTAAGCCAATTCAAAGGGAAAAAAGTAAAACTGCAATTTGAGTACTTAACAGATATTGCAGTAGCTTATAAAGGATTTGCGTTAGATAATGCAGCCTTAACTGTAGATGGAAAAGTTGTTTTCTCTGATGATGCAGAAGGTCAGCCAGCAATGACGTTAAAAGGCTTTACTGTGTCTAACGGATTTGAACAGAAAAAACATAATTACTATGTAGAGTGGAGAAATTACGCTGGTTCTGACACTGCGTTACAACATGCACGTGGCCCAGTATTTAATACAGGAATGGTTGTATGGTATGCGGATCAAAGCTTTACAGATAACTGGGTAGGCGTTCATCCAGGTGAAGGGTTCTTAGGAGTAGTAGATTCTCATCCAGAGGCAATTGTAGGGACATTAAACGGACAACCTACTGTGAAGAGCAGTACGCGTTATCAAATTGCTGATGCGGCATTCTCATTTGATCAAACACCAGCATGGAAAGTAAATTCACCAACACGCGGTATCTTTGATTATAAAGGATTACCAGGAGTGGCAAAATTTGATGATTCTAAGCAATACATCAACAGCGTTATTCCTGATGCAGGACGTAAGTTACCGAAGCTAGGACTGAAGTTTGAAGTAGTAGGCCAAGCTGAAGACAAGTCTGCAGGTGCAGTTTGGCTTCATCGATAA
- a CDS encoding GNAT family N-acetyltransferase: MGFPKLETERLFLRELTLLDAETMFRYFSKESVIRYFGMDSFQNIEQAKTTIQTFKNRYEEGSVFRWGIEKKGTGQLIGTCGFHLINNHHRRAEIGYELDDTYWGQGYATEALQAILAYGFETLQLIRIAAVVYVENKASQKLLSKAGFQEEGLLRKHMIQNGVAHDTILYSLLKEEWKK; the protein is encoded by the coding sequence ATGGGATTTCCGAAACTAGAAACAGAACGTTTATTCTTAAGAGAACTTACACTATTAGATGCGGAAACGATGTTCCGTTATTTTTCGAAAGAATCTGTTATACGTTATTTCGGAATGGATTCTTTCCAAAATATTGAGCAAGCGAAAACAACGATTCAAACGTTTAAAAATCGTTATGAAGAAGGAAGTGTATTTCGCTGGGGAATCGAGAAAAAAGGGACGGGCCAATTAATTGGGACGTGTGGATTTCATTTAATTAACAATCATCATAGACGAGCTGAAATTGGTTATGAATTAGATGATACATATTGGGGACAAGGGTACGCAACGGAAGCGTTACAGGCGATTTTAGCTTACGGGTTTGAAACATTGCAACTTATAAGAATTGCTGCTGTTGTATATGTAGAAAATAAAGCTTCTCAAAAATTATTAAGTAAAGCAGGGTTTCAAGAAGAAGGATTACTTCGAAAACATATGATTCAAAATGGAGTTGCTCATGATACTATTTTATATTCTTTATTAAAAGAAGAGTGGAAGAAGTAA
- a CDS encoding VOC family protein, with the protein MIKGFGGIFWRTKNLDVIKKWYSEVLKLDIEDWNGTVIKPQLGNETIFSFFTENDNYFPTEQQVMLNFQVYNLNKTIKHLENIGVPLEKKEEMSEFGKFIWIKDPEGRLIELWEK; encoded by the coding sequence ATGATAAAAGGTTTCGGAGGAATATTTTGGAGAACTAAGAATCTTGATGTTATAAAAAAATGGTACAGTGAAGTGTTGAAACTTGATATAGAAGATTGGAATGGGACTGTGATTAAACCCCAGTTAGGAAATGAGACCATCTTTTCTTTCTTTACTGAGAATGACAATTATTTTCCAACAGAACAACAAGTAATGTTAAATTTCCAAGTATATAATCTAAACAAGACTATAAAGCATCTTGAGAATATTGGTGTACCTCTTGAAAAGAAAGAAGAAATGAGTGAATTTGGAAAGTTTATTTGGATTAAGGATCCTGAAGGTCGATTGATTGAACTTTGGGAGAAATAG
- a CDS encoding DUF2975 domain-containing protein yields the protein MKQGSTLFLKTVVILIGIPVLAMCIFLVPKIGNFAAELYPDIAYIKYLVFINLYATALPYYFALYQTFKLLNYIDKNNAFSELSVKSLKNIKYSALAISVLYVLGMPLFYLVAERDDAPGIIIIGMIMIFASMVIAVFAAVLQRLLKDAIDIKSENDLTV from the coding sequence ATGAAACAAGGATCCACACTCTTTTTAAAGACCGTTGTGATTCTGATCGGAATCCCTGTTCTTGCTATGTGCATTTTTTTAGTCCCTAAAATAGGAAATTTCGCCGCAGAATTATATCCAGATATTGCATATATTAAATATCTTGTATTTATCAACTTATACGCAACAGCACTACCTTATTACTTCGCACTGTACCAAACATTTAAGCTTTTAAACTATATTGATAAAAACAACGCATTTTCAGAGTTATCTGTTAAATCTTTAAAAAATATTAAGTACAGCGCATTGGCAATTAGTGTATTATATGTATTAGGTATGCCACTTTTCTATCTTGTGGCAGAGAGAGATGACGCCCCTGGCATTATTATTATCGGAATGATTATGATTTTTGCTTCAATGGTAATCGCGGTCTTTGCTGCCGTTCTCCAAAGACTATTAAAAGATGCTATAGATATAAAATCAGAAAATGATTTAACGGTCTGA
- a CDS encoding VOC family protein yields MDLKMKYIILYVEKFEECLKFYKDILQLPIKAEHGTYIEFNTGTTILAMNTRQDVKELTGLPLTEGELQSSHFELGFVVENVQETIEQFREQGIKILVEPIVKPWGQTISYIADPDGNYIEICSSLE; encoded by the coding sequence ATGGATTTGAAAATGAAGTACATCATTTTATATGTAGAAAAGTTTGAGGAATGTTTAAAATTCTATAAAGATATTTTACAGTTACCTATAAAAGCAGAGCACGGTACATATATTGAATTTAATACTGGAACTACCATTTTAGCGATGAATACGCGGCAAGATGTGAAAGAATTAACAGGACTACCGCTTACAGAAGGTGAATTACAGTCTTCTCATTTCGAATTAGGATTCGTTGTTGAGAATGTACAAGAAACGATTGAGCAATTTAGAGAACAAGGTATTAAGATTTTAGTTGAACCTATTGTAAAACCGTGGGGACAAACAATTTCTTACATTGCTGATCCAGATGGAAATTATATTGAAATTTGTAGTTCATTAGAATAG
- a CDS encoding helix-turn-helix domain-containing protein, producing MAIIINIDVMLAKRKMSVTELSEKVGITMANLSILKNGKAKAVRFSTLEAICKALECQPGDILEYQPEETE from the coding sequence ATGGCAATTATCATTAATATTGATGTAATGTTAGCGAAAAGAAAAATGAGTGTAACAGAGCTTTCGGAGAAGGTTGGAATTACAATGGCTAACCTTTCTATTTTGAAAAACGGAAAAGCAAAAGCAGTTCGGTTTTCAACTTTAGAAGCAATATGTAAAGCATTAGAATGCCAACCGGGTGATATTTTAGAATATCAACCTGAAGAAACCGAATAA
- a CDS encoding VanW family protein: MNIVHLRPKQRSKYRIMLGTWYYSTKRYIQWLSDGKTYAKRFQQEKLPCTAIQHRTILLRKLKDVDMWYQQNKVVNLKIAVKKLNGIVIRPGETFSYWRLIGKPTRKKGYVEGMVLHYGSFQTGIGGGLCQLSNLIYWMTLHTPLTVTERYRHSFDVFPDSRRTQPFGSGATCSYNYLDLQIKNETDQPYQLHLYMTDEYLVGEWRTVYPQLYQYEVYEKEHSIQPAYWGGYIRHNVIQRKVYNQQKQLIEDQYVTENHAIMMYEPLLACNNENSE; encoded by the coding sequence ATGAATATAGTGCACTTACGTCCTAAACAGCGTTCTAAGTATCGAATTATGCTAGGGACGTGGTATTACTCTACAAAGAGGTATATTCAGTGGTTATCAGACGGAAAAACATATGCAAAAAGGTTCCAACAAGAAAAGCTACCTTGTACAGCAATTCAGCACCGAACGATATTACTCCGTAAGCTCAAAGATGTAGATATGTGGTATCAACAGAATAAGGTTGTTAATTTGAAAATTGCTGTTAAAAAACTAAATGGTATCGTCATTAGACCAGGAGAAACATTTTCTTACTGGCGTTTAATAGGTAAGCCTACGAGGAAAAAAGGGTATGTAGAAGGTATGGTATTACATTACGGATCTTTTCAAACAGGTATTGGAGGAGGTCTTTGTCAGCTTTCGAATTTAATATATTGGATGACTTTACATACACCACTGACAGTAACAGAACGATATCGTCATAGCTTTGATGTCTTTCCTGATTCTAGGCGAACTCAACCGTTTGGGAGTGGAGCAACTTGTTCCTATAACTATTTGGATTTACAAATTAAAAATGAAACGGACCAACCGTATCAACTTCATCTTTATATGACAGATGAATATTTAGTTGGTGAATGGAGAACAGTCTATCCGCAACTTTATCAATATGAAGTGTATGAGAAAGAACATTCAATTCAACCTGCATACTGGGGTGGTTATATACGACATAATGTGATTCAACGTAAAGTATATAATCAACAGAAACAGTTAATAGAAGATCAATATGTAACAGAGAATCACGCTATAATGATGTACGAACCACTATTAGCTTGTAATAATGAGAATAGTGAGTAA
- a CDS encoding HAD-IA family hydrolase has protein sequence MNILWDFDGTLFDTYPAYTMMLSEILGDSVEKQEIYKNLKISYSHAIQYYNISCEQEEKIKVLKGKFTPKDMEPFAGVEEVLKFANKNVIMTHKHRKGVMAILKYYGWEKYFVDMVTIDDGFPRKPNSLAYNHLHKKYNIDLAIGDRELDLLPAKELGISTCMFQGNCDVADYSLSHHSEFFKVVINREFSL, from the coding sequence ATGAATATTTTATGGGATTTTGATGGGACGTTATTTGATACGTATCCTGCATATACAATGATGCTTTCTGAAATATTAGGTGATTCAGTAGAAAAACAAGAAATATACAAAAACTTAAAAATATCATACTCTCATGCAATTCAATATTATAATATTTCATGCGAGCAGGAAGAAAAAATTAAAGTTTTGAAGGGGAAATTTACTCCAAAAGATATGGAACCTTTTGCGGGTGTCGAAGAGGTTTTGAAATTTGCAAATAAAAATGTGATTATGACCCATAAACATAGGAAAGGGGTTATGGCCATTTTAAAATATTACGGCTGGGAAAAATACTTCGTAGATATGGTTACAATTGACGATGGCTTTCCTCGAAAGCCGAACTCTTTGGCTTATAATCATCTGCATAAAAAATACAATATTGATTTAGCTATTGGAGATAGAGAATTAGATTTATTACCTGCAAAAGAATTAGGTATTTCAACATGTATGTTTCAAGGTAATTGTGATGTAGCGGATTATTCTTTATCACATCACTCGGAGTTTTTTAAGGTAGTGATAAATAGAGAGTTTTCTTTATAA